GAGGCCGTGAACCGCGCCTTTGAGACGACCCTGCACGAAGGCCTGCTGTTCGAGCGCCGGACCTTCCATTCGATGTTCGCGACCGAGGACCAGAAGGAGGGCATGGCCGCCTTCCTGGAAAAGCGCGAGGCGCAGTTCCGCGACAAATGACGGCTCCGGCGCAAAGAGGCTTTCCTTTTTGCGCCCGCTGGCCTATAGGCCCGGGCTTACATGCGTGTGGGCCCGCTTTGGCAAGAATCATGATCGTCCCCGACCCGGGACGACGCCATGGGGCTTTTGCACGTTCGATATTTTGACCTGCACCTGACCCGATAGGAAGATCCCATGGCCAATACGCCCCAGTCCAAGAAACGCGCCCGCCAGATCGAACGTCGCACCGACGTCAACAAGGCCCGCCGCTCGCGCATCCGCACCTACCTGCGCAAGGTCGAGGAGGCCATCGCCTCGGGCGACGCCGCCGCCGCCAAGACCGCCCTGCAGAACGCCCAGCCCGAACTGATGCGCGGCGTCACCAAGGGTGTCGTGCACAAGAATACTGCATCGCGGAAAGTGTCGCGTCTGGCAGCCCGCGTGAACGCGCTGACCACCGCCTGAAGGCCGGCCCCGAAAG
Above is a window of Paracoccus liaowanqingii DNA encoding:
- the rpsT gene encoding 30S ribosomal protein S20; this encodes MANTPQSKKRARQIERRTDVNKARRSRIRTYLRKVEEAIASGDAAAAKTALQNAQPELMRGVTKGVVHKNTASRKVSRLAARVNALTTA